From the Lathyrus oleraceus cultivar Zhongwan6 chromosome 4, CAAS_Psat_ZW6_1.0, whole genome shotgun sequence genome, one window contains:
- the LOC127075071 gene encoding putative pentatricopeptide repeat-containing protein At3g05240, which yields MYKQLQTKCYRNLKITFIRPITTTTTTTSITPPPSNTFTPIFNNPTNYIYITNRQIDSFIKSKNPNSALELFHNMQIRDTVTYNLLISSSCLPPKKAFHLYAQMGLFGIRETSTTFASVIALCTNAGFCIEGSQVHCRVVKFGFLKNVFVGGALVGFYMGFKLSGVAVELFDELSERNLAVWNAMLRGFCEMGDLEELLGFYSRMCFEGVDPNGVSFCYLIRGCSSNRRFHEGEMLQSCVLKMGLMESNVFVANALVDFYSSCGCFVGARKCFEGIKVDDVISWNSLVSVYADNNLVIEALECFNFMQMCGHRPSVRSLVGFLNLCSRTKDIGLGKQIHCCVVKFGFDESSVFVQSALIDMYGKCLDIESSVAVFECLPKRTLECCNSLMTSLSHCGATEDVVELFGLMVDEGLMPDEVTVSTTLKALSVSASASFTTSLLLHCFVLKSGVEGDTAVVCSLMDAYSRYGHVELSHRIFETVRTPNAICFTSMINGYARNGMGKEGLSLLHAMIEKGIKPDKVTFLCALTGCSHTGLIEEGRLLFNLMESLHDVHPDRRHFSCMVDLLCRAGLLHEAEEFLLKAHGKGDCFMWSSLLQSCRVHKNEEVGTRAAEMLVDLDPDDPAVWLQASNFYAEIGKFDASRQIRDVAIARKMSREIGCSLIEIKT from the coding sequence atgtacaaacAATTACAAACCAAATGCTATCGAAACCTCAAAATCACCTTCATCAGACccataacaacaacaacaacaacaacatccaTAACACCGCCACCTTCAAACACTTTCACACCTATTTTCAACAATCCCACCAACTACATCTACATCACCAATCGCCAAATTGATAGTTTCATAAAGTCAAAAAACCCAAACTCAGCACTTGAACTATTCCACAACATGCAAATCCGTGACACTGTTACTTACAACTTACTCATTTCATCCTCTTGTTTGCCACCCAAGAAAGCTTTTCATCTCTATGCCCAAATGGGTTTGTTTGGAATAAGAGAAACTTCAACTACTTTTGCGTCTGTTATAGCTCTTTGTACAAATGCTGGGTTTTGCATAGAAGGTTCTCAGGTTCATTGTAGAGTTGTAAAGTTTGGCTTTTTGAAGAATGTGTTTGTTGGTGGTGCACTTGTTGGGTTTTATATGGGTTTTAAGCTGAGTGGGGTTGCAGTTGAACTGTTTGATGAGTTGTCAGAGAGAAACTTGGCTGTTTGGAATGCGATGCTACGTGGGTTTTGTGAAATGGGAGATTTGGAAGAGTTGCTTGGGTTTTACTCTAGGATGTGTTTTGAAGGCGTGGACCCTAATGGGGTTAGTTTTTGCTATTTGATTAGGGGGTGTAGTAGTAATAGAAGGTTTCATGAAGGGGAGATGCTTCAAAGCTGTGTGTTGAAGATGGGTTTGATGGAATCTAATGTTTTTGTTGCTAATGCTTTGGTGGATTTTTACTCTTCTTGTGGGTGTTTTGTTGGTGCAAGGAAGTGTTTTGAAGGGATAAAGGTTGACGATGTTATTTCATGGAATTCTTTGGTTTCTGTTTATGCAGACAATAATTTGGTAATTGAGGCTTTGGAGTGTTTTAATTTTATGCAAATGTGTGGACATCGGCCGTCAGTTCGTTCGTTAGTCGGGTTCTTGAATTTATGTAGTAGAACTAAGGATATTGGTTTGGGGAAACAGATTCATTGTTGTGTTGTGAAATTTGGTTTTGATGAAAGTAGTGTGTTTGTTCAATCTGCTTTGATAGATATGTATGGAAAATGTTTGGACATTGAGAGTTCTGTGGCTGTATTTGAATGCCTTCCTAAAAGAACTTTGGAGTGTTGTAATTCATTGATGACTTCTTTGTCTCATTGTGGCGCCACTGAAGATGTAGTGGAGTTGTTTGGTTTAATGGTTGATGAAGGTCTTATGCCAGATGAAGTTACTGTCTCGACAACACTGAAGGCGTTATCTGTGTCTGCTTCTGCAAGTTTTACCACCTCTCTGTTACTGCATTGTTTTGTATTGAAATCTGGTGTTGAAGGAGACACCGCGGTTGTGTGTTCCCTTATGGATGCATATTCAAGATATGGACATGTGGAACTTTCTCATCGGATTTTTGAGACTGTTCGAACTCCGAATGCTATTTGCTTTACTTCTATGATCAATGGTTACGCCCGAAACGGAATGGGGAAAGAAGGTCTTTCGTTGCTTCATGCTATGATCGAGAAAGGCATAAAACCGGACAAAGTTACCTTCTTATGTGCATTAACGGGGTGTAGTCACACTGGGCTGATTGAAGAAGGAAGATTACTCTTTAACTTGATGGAATCTCTTCACGATGTTCATCCAGATCGACGACATTTTTCATGCATGGTGGATCTTTTATGCCGTGCAGGACTTCTACACGAAGCCGAAGAGTTTCTTCTAAAGGCACATGGAAAAGGAGATTGTTTCATGTGGAGTTCTTTACTCCAAAGTTGCAGGGTTCACAAGAATGAAGAGGTTGGAACAAGAGCAGCAGAAATGTTGGTTGATCTAGACCCAGACGACCCTGCAGTGTGGTTGCAAGCTTCAAATTTTTACGCCGAGATAGGAAAATTCGACGCATCAAGGCAAATAAGAGACGTTGCTATAGCAAGGAAGATGAGTAGAGAGATTGGTTGTAGTTTGATTGAGATTAAGACATGA
- the LOC127075072 gene encoding probable polygalacturonase At1g80170 yields the protein MMLISSYGIVLSILAILELKGKISFWRIFWSAFEENEGSMMCDNNNFGMLEELNKLDAEEENEIEELSDIPSWTSQRGGKVLVNVDSFGAAGDGETDDTEALQKAWGVACSTSKAVLLVPQGRRYLVNATKFIGPCKDNLIIQIDGTLVAPDDPKSWDPKLPRVWLDFSKLNKAVFQGSGVIDGSGSKWWAASCKKNKTNPCRGAPTAFTIDTSSGIKVKGLTIQNSQQMHFTISRCDSVRILGVKVSSPGDSPNTDGIHISESTNVIVQDCKIGTGDDCISIVNASSNIKMKRIYCGPGHGISIGSLGKDNSTGVVTKVILDTAFIKDTTNGVRIKTWQGGAGYVRGVRFQNVRVENVSNPILIDQFYCDSPTSCQNQESALEISEIMYQNISGTTNSAKAIKFDCSDSVPCSKLILSNVDLEKQDGTVETYCHSAQGFGYGVVHPSADCLNSNDKTSQVHESQSITSQDDDDIRHTEL from the exons ATGATGTTAATTTCTTCATATGGTATTGTCTTGTCTATTCTTGCAATCCTAGAATTGAAGGGAAAGATTTCTTTTTGGAGGATTTTTTGGTCGGCATTCGAAGAAAATGAGG GAAGCATGATGTGTGACAACAACAACTTTGGCATGCTTGAAGAACTCAACAAGTTGGACGCCGAGGAAGAAAATGAGATAGAGGAACTTTCTGACATACCTTCGTGGACAAGCCAGCGCGGCGGAAAGGTTCTTGTCAATGTTGATAGCTTTGGTGCTGCAGGAGATGGAGAAACCGATGATACTGAG GCTCTTCAAAAAGCATGGGGAGTTGCTTGTTCTACATCAAAAGCTGTTCTATTGGTTCCACAAGGACGCCGTTACCTTGTTAACGCAACGAAATTCATAGGGCCTTGTAAGGACAATTTAATCATCCAG ATTGATGGAACATTGGTTGCCCCGGATGATCCTAAGAGCTGGGATCCAAAACTTCCACGCGTTTGGCTCGATTTTTCTAAATTGAACAAAGCTGTTTTCCAAGGCTCTGGAGTTATCGACGGCTCAGGAAGTAAATGGTGGGCAGCATCTTGCAAAAAGAACAAGACTAAT CCTTGCAGAGGTGCACCGACG GCATTTACCATTGATACAAGTTCAGGTATAAAGGTGAAAGGACTAACTATCCAGAACAGCCAACAGATGCATTTTACGATCTCGCGATGCGATTCTGTTCGAATTTTAGGAGTGAAAGTGTCTTCACCAGGAGACAGTCCAAACACTGACGGAATTCATATTAGTGAATCAACAAATGTCATTGTCCAAGACTGCAAAATCGGAACAG GGGATGATTGCATTTCAATTGTGAATGCCAGTTCTAATATCAAAATGAAGAGAATTTATTGTGGACCAGGACATGGAATAAG CATTGGAAGCCTTGGTAAAGACAACTCAACTGGTGTAGTCACAAAAGTGATTTTGGATACAGCATTTATAAAAGACACCACTAATGGTGTCAGAATTAAGACTTGGCAG GGAGGTGCCGGATATGTTCGAGGGGTACGCTTTCAGAATGTGAGAGTCGAAAATGTATCAAACCCGATTCTTATAGATCAATTTTACTGTGATTCACCAACATCATGTCAAAACCAG GAATCAGCTTTGGAGATAAGTGAGATAATGTACCAAAACATAAGCGGGACTACAAATAGTGCTAAGGCCATTAAATTTGATTGTAGTGACAGTGTTCCATGCAGCAAATTAATCCTTAGCAATGTTGATTTGGAGAAACAAGATGGCACAGTTGAAACATATTGCCATTCAGCTCAAGGATTTGGATATGGTGTAGTTCATCCTTCTGCTGATTGCCTTAATTCCAATGACAAAACCTCTCAAGTTCATGAATCTCAATCTATTACTTCTCAAGATGATGATGATATTCGTCACACGGAATTATAA